The Methanofervidicoccus sp. A16 genome has a segment encoding these proteins:
- a CDS encoding Coenzyme F420 hydrogenase/dehydrogenase, beta subunit C-terminal domain, producing the protein MYQWKLSEIVDNGLCAKCSTCAIVCPNNIVIFEDVPKLKEECLRKGHGMCYEVCPRVSSGGYQIRIRAGFKEREEYCYGRGDIEGQDGGVVTAFLKYLLENNKIDGAIVVGDECWKPVSMIVQDPKDIERSARSKYTISTLDALRTAGEIGIERVAVVGLPCQISGLRKLQYFPYLAKYNGEIGWDGRMVNFPRIEYLIGLFCMGKFEEESIDRVLEKNNLKREDIEKFDIKRGTFIMITKEGERYTVPLEELNYCEGCRICRDFDSVMADVSVGSVGSPEGYSTVIVRTEKGEDIKEAIELKEGVDIESIERMRKLKMKKFRREIEERGKKGKKISYYWITDYGGVGKRADNTHFIRIRGKPCGWYSTEEIRDIVEITEKYGGRIKITDRGAFEIHSIHPMDVEDTVLELHRRGFITGSEGPLVRAVLGCPGGGNCSSGLVDTKELCTLIDERFKEYPAPYKFKIAISGCPNKCVRPQIHDIGIVGVKYPETNENCNGCGRCADVCKVDAIDVRGKTSYTNYNLCIGCGKCIKACPNEGREVKEEGYMVYVGGKSGRDIVFGVPLRLMDVDGIINLIESVLKVYSKYAEKPQRERLSAVMSRVGVGRFLEEVKSGLKNENNNR; encoded by the coding sequence ATGTACCAGTGGAAACTAAGTGAAATAGTAGACAACGGTCTATGTGCTAAGTGTAGTACCTGTGCTATAGTGTGTCCAAATAATATAGTGATTTTTGAGGACGTTCCCAAGTTAAAAGAGGAATGTCTAAGGAAAGGGCATGGTATGTGCTACGAGGTATGTCCAAGGGTATCTTCTGGAGGTTATCAGATAAGGATCAGGGCAGGTTTTAAGGAGAGGGAGGAGTACTGCTATGGAAGGGGAGATATTGAGGGGCAGGATGGCGGGGTGGTTACTGCATTTTTAAAGTACCTCTTGGAGAATAATAAGATAGATGGGGCGATAGTTGTAGGTGATGAGTGCTGGAAACCTGTATCTATGATAGTACAGGATCCTAAGGATATAGAGAGATCTGCAAGATCTAAATATACGATCTCTACCCTTGATGCCCTTAGAACTGCAGGGGAGATAGGTATTGAGAGGGTTGCAGTTGTAGGTCTTCCATGTCAAATATCTGGTCTTAGAAAACTTCAGTACTTCCCGTATCTGGCTAAGTACAACGGTGAGATAGGTTGGGATGGGAGAATGGTGAATTTTCCAAGGATAGAGTACTTAATTGGACTGTTCTGTATGGGGAAGTTTGAAGAGGAGAGTATAGATAGGGTCCTTGAAAAGAATAACCTTAAAAGGGAAGATATAGAGAAGTTCGATATTAAGAGGGGAACGTTTATAATGATTACTAAGGAGGGGGAGAGGTATACAGTTCCCCTGGAGGAACTAAATTACTGTGAAGGGTGTAGGATCTGTAGAGATTTCGACTCTGTAATGGCAGACGTCTCTGTGGGATCTGTGGGAAGTCCAGAGGGATACTCTACAGTGATAGTTAGGACTGAAAAGGGGGAGGATATTAAGGAGGCCATAGAGTTGAAGGAAGGAGTAGATATAGAGAGTATAGAGAGGATGAGAAAGTTGAAGATGAAAAAATTTAGAAGGGAGATAGAGGAGAGGGGAAAAAAGGGGAAAAAGATATCCTACTACTGGATCACAGACTACGGAGGGGTAGGTAAGAGGGCAGATAATACCCACTTTATAAGGATAAGGGGGAAACCTTGTGGTTGGTATTCCACAGAGGAGATAAGGGATATAGTGGAGATAACTGAAAAGTATGGAGGCAGGATAAAGATAACAGATAGGGGGGCATTTGAGATACACTCTATCCATCCAATGGATGTGGAGGATACAGTTTTAGAACTACATAGAAGGGGCTTTATTACAGGTTCCGAGGGACCTTTAGTTAGGGCTGTTCTTGGGTGTCCAGGTGGTGGGAACTGTAGTAGTGGACTGGTAGATACTAAGGAGTTGTGTACCTTGATAGATGAGAGGTTTAAGGAGTACCCTGCTCCTTATAAATTTAAGATCGCAATAAGTGGCTGTCCAAACAAGTGTGTTAGGCCACAGATCCACGATATTGGAATTGTTGGTGTTAAGTACCCTGAGACCAATGAAAACTGTAATGGATGTGGAAGATGTGCTGATGTTTGTAAGGTTGATGCCATAGATGTTAGAGGGAAAACCTCCTACACCAACTACAACCTCTGTATAGGTTGTGGAAAGTGTATCAAGGCCTGTCCTAACGAGGGGAGGGAGGTAAAAGAGGAGGGGTATATGGTATATGTTGGAGGGAAATCTGGAAGAGATATAGTATTTGGAGTGCCCCTTAGGTTGATGGATGTGGATGGGATAATTAATTTAATAGAGAGTGTATTGAAGGTATACTCCAAGTACGCCGAGAAACCTCAGAGGGAGAGATTATCTGCTGTTATGAGTAGGGTTGGAGTAGGGAGATTCTTAGAGGAAGTTAAGAGTGGTCTTAAAAATGAGAATAATAATCGATAA